GCTATGCTCATGAGGTAGTAACACACCGAATAACACACGATTGAGATGACATAGGGCACCATTCTTCGCTCTCTCACGATGAAGTCGAAAGGCTTCCAACCTTGATAATGTCGGTAGAGGCGTATGATATAAGTGGGCAAGAGAATGGTAAACAGATAAACAAGACCCAGCACTGTGAGTTTATATCCTAATGGCATGAGCCCTAAATAACTGAAGAGAAACAGCGCGGCAAGGCCCACAATGGGTAGATAGAATGGTGTGAATACCATACTGAATATGCGTGCAGCCAATATAATATCTTTTTCTTTCATAGAATAAACCTACCCCCTTCTCAACCTCGCTACAGGTATATTCAGCTGCTCT
The nucleotide sequence above comes from Segatella oris. Encoded proteins:
- a CDS encoding phosphatase PAP2 family protein, producing MKEKDIILAARIFSMVFTPFYLPIVGLAALFLFSYLGLMPLGYKLTVLGLVYLFTILLPTYIIRLYRHYQGWKPFDFIVRERRMVPYVISIVCYSVCYYLMSIAHIPHFMGSILVAAVLIQVVCALINVWWKVSMHEAAIGGVAGALLAFAFLFTFNPIWWFSLVVFISGIVGTSRMMLRQHTLSQIVVAWLIGFFLAFFTISMV